The sequence CGAAACGGTTCGATTTGCGCGGCGCTTGTTGCGGTCTATAACACCTTTAGAGTTTGCTAAACACCTGCGAGTGAGTGATCGGCAGACTCGGCGAATATTGCATAGTCTGGTTGAGCTACAAATACTGGACATCGCAAGTGGTCAAGAAAGAGCACGTACCTATAAGCTTCGATTGTAACTACAATAATTGTGAGTCTTGTGAGCAGTACCGCGCAGCGCATTCTAGCACATTACATTACCAACACATCATATATTTACTATACATTGCAAACTTCAAACAGATAGCACCGATTGTAGCAAAGAAAACTAACTACTTCAGAATAAAAAAGAGCATCTAGTGGACACAGAATCCTCTATTTGCTGAAAATGCCTATATTTATTGGTCTCGCGGACTGAGGTTCCACTATTTGTGCTAAAACTGCTTATTTGTATGGCATTTAAGCATATAACGGATTCTCTGGCCGCCAACACTCTCTAAAAACACAAAATAACTGAAATAGCGGAATTACAGTCCGCGTGCCACTGACTTCTGACTTCTGAACTCTGATTTATGGATTTATGGATTTATATGCCTATTTGATTTGGATAAATCAAATAGGCACAATCGAGTAGGAGGGGGCGGTGAGCCCCCGACCTCTCACACCACCGTACATACCGTTCGGTATACGGCGGTTCATGAAATATTCCGTAAGGAGTTGTATCTGTCCAACAAGCTCTTTAATCCATTGGATTCCCAGTATTGGTTATTCAATGCTCGTGACAAAATTGGACTTCCTGCTATTCGCCAATACCCTTTACGGGTATTCCCCCACTCATAGGCTCTATCCTTGGGCATGCCTAGAGATAAAAGCCTTTTAACTTTGGTTCGCGGGTTCTTCCATTGCTTCCATAGGCACATTCGTAGCCTTCTTCGTATCCACGCGTCCATCCTTTGAAAGATACTTGGCGTATCCGCAAGCGAGAAGTACCCACACCATCCCATTAGGTATTGGTTTAGTTCCTTCATTCGCTCTTCCATCCTCATCGGCTTCTTTCGGGAGGTGATCTCTCGAATTCTAACCTTCGCTTTCTGTAAGGACTGTTTTGCAATTCTCACTTTCGGCTCTTGGTCTATGCTAAAACTAAACCCTAGAAACTTCCGTTTCCATGGACGGTCTACCGCGCTCTTCGCTGGATTGACCTTCAGTTTTAGCCTTGTCTCGATGAATCGGGTGACGGATGCCTTGACTCGTTCGCCTGCTCTTAGCGTTTTCACGTAGATATTACAGTCGTCCGCATAGCGGACGAAGCGGTGTCCACGTTTCTCTAATTCCTTGTCCAGTTCGTCTAGTACGATATTAGATAATAACGGACTCAAAGGGCCCCCTTGCGGTGCTCCTTCTCGTGTCGGTTGAACGAACCCGTTCTCCATTACGCCCGACTGAAGGTATTTACGAATGAGTAACAGGACTTTCTTGTCCTTCACTTTCTCCGAAAGCTTCATCATTAGACGGTCATGGTTGACGCGGTCAAAGAACTTCTCCAAGTCCAGGTCGACTACGAATCGGTAGCCTTCTTTCATGAATACTCTGGCTTTCCTCACAGCGTCATGTCCTCGCCGCTTAGGGCGGAAGCCATAACTATGTTCCGAGAACTCTGGATCGAACAATGGGGTTAACACTTGGGCGATCGCTTGCTGTAGCATTCGGTCGGTCACGGTAGGAATGCCTAACTTCCTGACACCTCCGCCATTCGGTTTCGGGATTTCGACCCGACGCACGGGGCTCGGCTCATAGGTTCCCTCTTCTATCGCTTGCCGTATCTTCTGCCAGTTTTGTACAATGTGTTCGCGTAAGGATTTTACGGACATCCCATCTACGCCATGACTTCCTTTATTCGATTCGACTCGCTTTAACGCTTGTAGAAGATTTTCCCGTGACAGCAACGGCTCCAACATTTTTTTTACCTCTCTTTACGTGATTTGTGCCTTCTTCTTGTGCCAAAGATGAATTCTGCCCTGCCGAAGCTCCACACGGGATTCACCGCTTCCTTCTTCCGTCAGGTCCTTTCGGATGTTCTGCTGTCATGACTCATCTTGAACGCCTAGATGCACAAATGCCTATTTCATGTTCAGCCCTTCCGCTCGTGTTGCAACACGAAAGCGTACTATGGCGTCTGCTGACTTCTGTACGTTCAGCTTACTTTCACAAGTAAGGTTATGGAAGTTGTTCCACATTCCGTACAGATCTCCCCAGGTAAGAACGCTATCTTCCTCTCCATCTATCTGCTTCATTTACTCTCGTACGCCTTTGGCAGTATGGACTTTGGTTTGTTTAGCAACCTCATCCAACGTACGCTAGCCTTATATGAAGTTCGTGTTCCTCAGACCAGAGATTTGCCACCGGCTTCCTTCAGATTCCACCTTACGGTGGACACCCTTGCCTTAAGCTAATGACTACTACTGCCTTCGCCATTCGGGACTTCAACCCTAGAGATAGCGCCCATGCTGGGCGCACTAAAAAAACACTCTGGAATAATTCCAGAGTGTTTTAAAAACTATGATGCGGTCAAGAGGACTCGAACCTCCACGATATTGCTATCACTGGCACCTGAAGCCAGCGCGTCTGCCAATTCCGCCATGACCGCATATTATGATGTTTCGCTTTCGCGGCAACAAAGTAGATCTTACCATGCTGGCATTCATCCGTCAACTCTTTTTTAGTTTTCCATTTTTTCATAATTTTTTGTATAATTATTGCTTTTGTTTGTGTATTTCATGTATAATGAGAACAAAGGTTCGCATACTATAAATGAGGTGATTTATAATGGCGACTACTAAGATAAACACTCCAAACACACTACGGAAACCAGCAATTATTGAAGATATAACCACAGAAGAACTGTCCCTTGTCAGAAGTTATCTGCTGCTAACGTTTATTCATAAAGTATTCGAACGTGATTGCCGAGTAATCAGCAAGAGCGGCTTATTTAAGACTCCTCAGCTTTATATGGAGCTAATATCCAGCGGAGCCAAGAAAACCTCTCTAATGCTAAATGAGGTTACACGTGAGCTGACCTCCCATGATCTGCGAATTACCACCATTCGTCAGGATCAGAATGGAGTTGAAGCCAGCTATTCCTGCAGAGGCTACAAGGGTGAAATGAACATCCTGTGGCCCGGCTTCCGCAAGGAGATGCTGCTGCGCATGCGTGCCTATCTTGGACTTGCCACAGAGCTCTCCATCCTCTCCAGAGAACAAAGTTCATTAGAGCAACTAGCCCTGTCTATCTAACCCCTGTCGATACTGTAAGACTCATACATCTATAACAGAACAGCTCCCCGCTCAGATCTGAGTGGGGAGCTGTTCTGTATTGAACGTCATACCTGAAATGAAATAACAATTATATATTTTCGAGATCTTTTCTTGGCTCGGTGAACGGCTGAAACAAGTAATTACGATCCAGCTTTACGATTCGTTTATTAGGTCGGCGGACCATCACTTGGGTCTCGTCCCAGGCAAGTACAATCCCCTTCACGTCATTGCTCTCCAGGCCATCGCGTACGACACGTATTCTCTCACCGGAAATACGGTACGCATCCAATTGTTCATCGCTAATCATGGTTCACTTCCCTTCTCCTACTAGTTTACCCTAAATCTCTTCAAGAAAAAGACCCAGATGATAATTCATCGGGGTCCTGTGTAAGTAATAAACAACCGTACTTGTCTTCTAAAGCTCTCCTATATCAGCGCTTCATTCTTCTCAAACCAAAAATCAAGAACTTTAGCGGACATCACTCGTGTTTCCAGATACTCCACTTGGTTAGGTGTAAAGCTTTCTCTCCAAGAGAAAGATAATTCTTCACACAAGCCTTTGATTGTCAGAAGTTCTGACCAGGCTACATAGCGTTTGTACCAAAAAAACTGAGGATGTTCAACCATATAGGGATACAGGTCGTCAAACTCCGTGTGTTTACAATCCAGCGCACGCTCGAAATGATCCTTGGCTTCGGTCAATTTATCAATAAAAAATTGCTCTGTCACCGGTTCTTTCCCCATTGTGACGCCTCCTCTCCTATGTCTAATATTATTATAAAGGAAAACTCATAGTGTGAAAAGCAGTTGTTTCGAAAATAGGCTTTGTTCTTACTTCTGACACGGTTTAATCGTCAAAAACAATTTTCCCATCGCTAAGAGACATAATTCTGACCAGCGACTCCAACCGAATGCCCTGTTCTCTGATTGTACGAGCTCCAGCTTGGAAGCTTTTCTCCACGACAACACCCAGCCCAACCAGCTCCGCACCGGAGCGCTGAATGATTTTAATCAGCCCACGCGCTGCATCACCATTGGCGATAATGTCATCGATAAAGAGTATTTTATCCTCCGAAGAAATGAACTGACGCGATAACATGATGTCCGTAACAATACCTTTTGTAAAAGAAGGTACTCTCTCACACAAGGCATCCGGGTCAGCCAACAGCGTTTTTTTACGGCGTGCAAATACCAGTGGCACATTCATTACGTATGCGGTGGCAAATGCCACGGCAATGCCTGAGGATTCTACAGTAACTATTCGCGTAATGCCACAATCGGCAAATCTCCCAGCAAACTCCCGTCCCATTTCCATCGTCAGCTGTGGATCAACCTGATGGTTCAATAGAGCGTCCAGCTTCAGCACCTGATCTGAAACTACGACCCCTTCTTCCAAAATCCGTTGTTTCAACACTTCCATGACTCTGAACCTCCAATACCCTTTATAATTGCAGACCTTCCACTGTAACAATTACCTTGACTACAATTCAGTGGAAGTCATGTCCTTCTGTTCCTCATCATAACCTGTACTATACGGAGTGCACAAGGCAATCCTGTAATACAGAGTTTTGGAGCTTAGTATTCGCTAATCCCGAAGATACGAAATTTTCGCAAAACTTTTAGGGGGGCAGCCATGAAATCTCATGTCCGCACACTGCAGATCGCATTCACTTATATTGGCACCATTGTAGGAGCCGGATTCGCGACGGGACAGGAAATCCTTAAATTCTTCACCCAATACGGTCAGTGGGCAGTACTGACGATCTTGCTCTCCACCATACTTTTTATCTGGCTAGGCACAAAAATGATGATTATCGCCAGGCGGATTGAAGCGGAATCCTATGAGGATTTCAACCGTCACCTCTTCGGTGAAAAGGTGGGCAGCAGCATTAGCCTATTCACCATGGTTATTCTTATCGGTGTAAACAGCATTATGCTGGCCGGGGCGGGCGCTATTTTTCAAGAGCATTTAGGTCTTCATTATCAGACCGGGCTGCTGTTGACGTTGTTGGGCTCTTATTTCCTGCTGAAACGCGGTATTTCCGGTATCCTGCAGATGAATAGCATCGTGGTGCCTTTAATGCTCACTCTGTCGCTTATTATCATCTTCAATACTTTTGAGATACCGAATGCAGGCCGATTCCTGTTCCTTGACACCGATAGCAGTATCTTTGGGGCCTGGATGTCCCCACTGCTGTATACTGCCTTTAATCTGGCAATGGCGCAAGCTGTACTGGTTCCACTAGCCCGGCATACCGACAAAGAACGTGCCCTTGTACGAGGCGGCATTCTTGGCGGTATAGGCATAGGATTCATGTTGCTGGCGGCCCACTTTGCCATGAGCTCGCAGATGCCAGGGATCTTGCAGTTCGAAATCCCCATGGGCAGCATTGCCTTCCGGCTAGGAACATTGGTGCAAACTGTCTATCTATTGCTGATCTTCCTGGAAATCTTCAGTACCTTTGTCGCTGATATTTATGGCGTCGGTGAGCAGTTGAAACAGCATTTGCGGATTGCACCTTCGCTGATTACGCCGCTACTGATGTTAATCTGCTATTTGCTCAGCCAGTTTGGGTTCAGCTCTCTGCTCTCGGTATTCTACCCTATCTTCGGCGCCTTGTCCCTGATCTGGGCAGTCAAGCTGCTGCGTACTCCATGGTCATCTCCGCCGCATAAAAAGCAATCCTCTTCACCTCACGGCTCGGATGGTAAAAATATCTCCAGCATATCTCCTAAACCAGTCACTCGGTTTACACGGAAATGACCGCTGCAGAAGAAATAATTCTGGCCGCAGCTTCTGCCACATGACGATGGCAGGTCAGCATGACGATTTGGCGGGAAGCGGATAGTTCTCCCAGAAGGGAGAGTGCTGCATGAAGACGGCGCTCATCGAAATTCACAAAAAGATCATCAAATAACAGCGGCAGGTTGGCTTGCCGTGACATGGTCTCTGCCAGCGCCAACCGGATGGCTAGGTACAGCTGCTCCGCCGTCCCCCGACTGAGCAGCCCGCTGTCCAGGAGCCCAGCATCCTTATGTTCTGCCTTAAGTTCTTTATGACCTAAAGTCATCACAACCCGTAGATACTCCCCTTCGGTCAGCTTCGCAAAATAAGCGGAAGCCAGCAGCAGCACCTGCGGCTGCTTCTCCTCCTCATAAATACGGCGTGTTCTGCCCATTAATTCCGCAGTCAGCGCAGCTACAGCATATTGCCCGGCAATCTTTTTCAAGGCCGCCCGCTGTTCCTCCAACTGCTGGAGAACAGTATCCTCCATGCAGCGTTCCAACAGAAATTCCCGCTCTTGCAGGAGCTTGCCACGTTGCTGCAGCAGGGTATTGCGAGCTTCCTCCTCTTGGGCGGCAGACTCTTCTATAGCAGTCCTCTCCTGCTCCAGCGCTGAAGCA comes from Paenibacillus sp. 19GGS1-52 and encodes:
- the ltrA gene encoding group II intron reverse transcriptase/maturase, producing the protein MLEPLLSRENLLQALKRVESNKGSHGVDGMSVKSLREHIVQNWQKIRQAIEEGTYEPSPVRRVEIPKPNGGGVRKLGIPTVTDRMLQQAIAQVLTPLFDPEFSEHSYGFRPKRRGHDAVRKARVFMKEGYRFVVDLDLEKFFDRVNHDRLMMKLSEKVKDKKVLLLIRKYLQSGVMENGFVQPTREGAPQGGPLSPLLSNIVLDELDKELEKRGHRFVRYADDCNIYVKTLRAGERVKASVTRFIETRLKLKVNPAKSAVDRPWKRKFLGFSFSIDQEPKVRIAKQSLQKAKVRIREITSRKKPMRMEERMKELNQYLMGWCGYFSLADTPSIFQRMDAWIRRRLRMCLWKQWKNPRTKVKRLLSLGMPKDRAYEWGNTRKGYWRIAGSPILSRALNNQYWESNGLKSLLDRYNSLRNIS
- a CDS encoding GerAB/ArcD/ProY family transporter; translated protein: MKSHVRTLQIAFTYIGTIVGAGFATGQEILKFFTQYGQWAVLTILLSTILFIWLGTKMMIIARRIEAESYEDFNRHLFGEKVGSSISLFTMVILIGVNSIMLAGAGAIFQEHLGLHYQTGLLLTLLGSYFLLKRGISGILQMNSIVVPLMLTLSLIIIFNTFEIPNAGRFLFLDTDSSIFGAWMSPLLYTAFNLAMAQAVLVPLARHTDKERALVRGGILGGIGIGFMLLAAHFAMSSQMPGILQFEIPMGSIAFRLGTLVQTVYLLLIFLEIFSTFVADIYGVGEQLKQHLRIAPSLITPLLMLICYLLSQFGFSSLLSVFYPIFGALSLIWAVKLLRTPWSSPPHKKQSSSPHGSDGKNISSISPKPVTRFTRK
- a CDS encoding xanthine phosphoribosyltransferase gives rise to the protein MEVLKQRILEEGVVVSDQVLKLDALLNHQVDPQLTMEMGREFAGRFADCGITRIVTVESSGIAVAFATAYVMNVPLVFARRKKTLLADPDALCERVPSFTKGIVTDIMLSRQFISSEDKILFIDDIIANGDAARGLIKIIQRSGAELVGLGVVVEKSFQAGARTIREQGIRLESLVRIMSLSDGKIVFDD